The genomic interval CCAAGAAAATAATTTCACCAAGCTTAGCAATCCACTTCAGACTGTCAACTCCGACAGCAGGTACGCCAGTTGCCTCAATATGTGTGGATACACCAGCACCCTTGGTTAACATTGATATCCGTTGCTTTGTATCTTCTACTCCACCATCAATCGTGTAATCCACGCTGCAAGCCTCGGCAGTCCGAATTCTTTCTTTTGATAAATCGACCCCAATAACCGTAGCTCCCTGAAGCCTAGCAAGCTGAGCAGCCAAATTACCGACTAATCCAAGCCCAGTCACACTTACAAAGTCACCAATTTCAATTTCAGATACACGTATCGATGTGAAGGCAACCGTAGCCATACGGGTAAATGGCACCCATTTTAAATCCAGATTTTCAGGAACTTGAATACATAGCTCATTCGTGTTAACAACTTGATATTTGCTATGCTGTCCATAATGAAACACGATATCTCCTGGCTTCAAATCTTTAACGCCCTCACCTGTCTCCATTACTTTGCTTACGCTTGCATATCCCGGACATAGCGGAAGCTTAGCCCATTCTTCTTTACCCGTTAACATTGCTAGTTCAGTTCCTGGGCTAATGAGGGAATATATCAATTGCACAAATATTTCTTTTTCATTCAATTTTTTTAGAGTGTAATTCTCTTTAACCGTCTCAACTTGTAAGGGGCTCACGAACATGACTTTTGGATTTTCCATCGAAATCACTCCTCTGTAAATGCTTTCACTATTAATATAAGACTTTGTGATGTCGATGTCTTTGCTCGCTTAAACGATTTTTTATCTAAAACACCGAAAATAATATGAGCTGCTATGGTTGTATTCTATAAGGCTATTATCATTCCAGTACAACCATCCAATCACTTCGCTCTATCAATACATAATTTATAGTGTAGTCAAAACACAGGGGGTGAATGTTTGATGGGAAATATCGGTTTTATTCTAGTTCTGTTCATTTTGTTGGTTATTATCGCTACTCACTGCCGTGACCGCGCTTAGAACAAAAACTGTCTAGATAACAAACCCTGTTCTGTCATATGAATAAAACCATAACAACACCTGCCACAGTGTATGCTCATTTAACCTATAACATCTCATAGTAAAAAGGAGAAAGTCCATGCCATGGGCTTTCTCTTTTCTTACAAACAGCTTATTGGGCAAATATCCTTACAGAACAAACGTCCAATCATACCGTACCATACGCACATAAACTACAGTGTACTTTAAACATTGGAGGTGAATGTTTGATGGGTGGATTTGTTGGTGGTGCTAATCACAATGTTGGTATTATCCTGGTTCTGTTCATTTTGTTGGTGATTATAGCTTGTAGTTGCGGCATCTTTGGCGGCGGCTGTGGCTACTAATCAGAATGCTTAATGCCTTCCATCTATTCAGACAGTGAATATTTTCTTAAATAGCATGAACACAAAAAGCCCATTGTATGGGCTTTTTGTGTTTTTCCCCTCATCGAAAGGGGAAATGTAGGATATGAGATTGTATAATAAGAATCATGTTTACTTAAAAATAATGGCATTAATGTTTAAATGAAATAACAACTTTCCCAAAGTATGACCCCTTCGTCAAGTACTGAAGCGCATCTACTGCATGTTCAAATGGATACACTGAATCAACTATGGGATGTAGCTCGCTATGTTCAATAGCAAAATTCATCGCTTCAAACATGACCCGGCTGCCTACGTTGATCGCTTGAAGACGCGCTTTTCTAACAATTGCAGGGATAATGTCAAATCCTTCTACACGAAACCCCGATAGACCGCCGATCATGCTGATATGTCCACCTACACGGAGTGCTGAGATCGATCTATTTAACGTAGCTGATCCGCCGAGATCAACGATATGGTCTGCTCCACGTCCCTCCGTCAGTGCAAGTACAGCCTTATCCCATTCGGGTGTTTGCTTATAGTTAATGCCAAAATCCGCCCCAATTTCCTTCGCTCTATTAAGCTTCTCGTCACTGCTTGATGTTACAATAACAGTTGCTCCATACAGTTTTGCGAATTGAAGTGCGAACAAGGAGACGCCACCTGTCCCCTGTACGACAACGGTATCACCCGCTTTAATCTTGCCTTCCTCAATGAGAGCATGCCATGCTGTCACGCCTGCACAAGGCAGGGTTGCCGCTTCTATATCCGTCAATCGATCAGGTACATGAACTAACCCTTCTTCTGGCAGCACAACAAATTCCGCGAGCAGTCCATTCAACGGACTGCCTAGTGTACTTACCCAGTTTTGTTGTGTCGGCTCACCAGTAATCCAGCTTTGAGTAAAAATTCCACTTACTCTATCCCCAATTTTGAATTTGTTTGAGTTTTCTCCCAGGGACACAACTTCACCTACACCATCAGATACTGGAATTAATGGCGTATTTAAATTGGGGTTATAAAACCCATTGATAACGCCCAAATCTCTAGCGTTTAAAGAAACCGCATGCATTTTGATAACAACTTCATTTGAACGGGGCACTGGTATTGGGCGGTCGGATGCCTTCAATCGATCAATTCCAAATTCACCGTTAATTTCG from Paenibacillus sp. FSL K6-3182 carries:
- a CDS encoding sporulation protein YjcZ — its product is MGGFVGGANHNVGIILVLFILLVIIACSCGIFGGGCGY
- a CDS encoding NAD(P)-dependent alcohol dehydrogenase, which encodes MKVYEINGEFGIDRLKASDRPIPVPRSNEVVIKMHAVSLNARDLGVINGFYNPNLNTPLIPVSDGVGEVVSLGENSNKFKIGDRVSGIFTQSWITGEPTQQNWVSTLGSPLNGLLAEFVVLPEEGLVHVPDRLTDIEAATLPCAGVTAWHALIEEGKIKAGDTVVVQGTGGVSLFALQFAKLYGATVIVTSSSDEKLNRAKEIGADFGINYKQTPEWDKAVLALTEGRGADHIVDLGGSATLNRSISALRVGGHISMIGGLSGFRVEGFDIIPAIVRKARLQAINVGSRVMFEAMNFAIEHSELHPIVDSVYPFEHAVDALQYLTKGSYFGKVVISFKH
- a CDS encoding zinc-binding alcohol dehydrogenase yields the protein MENPKVMFVSPLQVETVKENYTLKKLNEKEIFVQLIYSLISPGTELAMLTGKEEWAKLPLCPGYASVSKVMETGEGVKDLKPGDIVFHYGQHSKYQVVNTNELCIQVPENLDLKWVPFTRMATVAFTSIRVSEIEIGDFVSVTGLGLVGNLAAQLARLQGATVIGVDLSKERIRTAEACSVDYTIDGGVEDTKQRISMLTKGAGVSTHIEATGVPAVGVDSLKWIAKLGEIIFLGSPRGEYNTDVTDILNYCHLYGRGCITFKGAHEWRYPVEPNEFVKHSLVRNSKIVFELMKQNRLQIEPLISHVIKPEQAQEAYEGLRVNKDQYNGVLFDWS